From Pempheris klunzingeri isolate RE-2024b chromosome 16, fPemKlu1.hap1, whole genome shotgun sequence, a single genomic window includes:
- the thap7 gene encoding THAP domain-containing protein 7, with translation MPRHCSAGGCKTRDNRETRNVGITFHKLPKGATQRNLWISNSHRADSWDPQTDFVYFCSKHFTRESFELSGCSGIRRLKKDAFPTIFDSSSTTKYKKSGALQKQEGIPHEDVSPAHLWTNPHSDDKENTQQEKDKSPTSEEATVQRSVAAAEEPNESIPASSQEEPSRMEQLSQQEHSPSPPPPVPRPLSPSCYMRRLPPPPGFYLSKEHSYAQLCPLLWRRRYDQAIDCLEKALRQLHAARRRENRLRSTVLRLRDKRLKQALLVSQNSFKNRGGLTPGGGGRQGKGGCNQVESEADAKPEDPEVFEDRCVDQKEFEEHLFSHTSSWSEQKGHCFFCGKGQAQVGQVAHRVSKTGKYIHPIVHDDSPKLQRNVESSSCSTAEAKDTQVVGLERPPVKSVETIDTEITNCQVLLQTQGVEHVIPVGVSLSDIHEQSLHFLGSQQQLLLSDMCEGETMTMGEEHHQDLQQQQFWIQNGADGQVILVPASPADVLQSIHKLEGVTDEAQTILVSEVALKRDLGHVTEYNKSPSRAETACDGKHGEQHSVVNTTLVEMREDVREKLKEHLEGFHLQLSTDFLN, from the exons ATGCCAAGACATTGTTCAGCAGGTGGGTGCAAAACCCGGGACAACCGTGAGACTCGGAATGTTGGCATCACTTTTCACAA ATTACCAAAAGGAGCAACTCAGAGGAACCTTTGGATCTCTAACTCCCACCGTGCAGACTCCTGGGATCCTCAAACTGACTTTGTTTACTTTTGCTCCAAACACTTCACTCGAGAGAGTTTTGAACTCAGTGGGTGCAG TGGGATCAGAAGACTAAAGAAAGATGCATTTCCTACAATATTTGATTCCTCTTCAACAACCAAATACAAAAAATCAGGAGCACTACAGAAGCAAGAAGGCATTCCTCATGAGGACGTATCCCCTGCCCACCTTTG gACCAATCCCCACTCAGACGACAAGGAGAACACTCAACAGGAGAAAGACAAGAGCCCAACTTCTGAAGAAGCCACAGTTCAGAGGTCAGTGGCAGCAGCTGAGGAGCCTAATGAAAGCATACCTGCATCTTCTCAAGAAGAGCCGTCAAGGATGGAGCAACTCTCACAGCAGGAACATAGTCCTTCACCACCGCCACCAGTGCCTCGTCCCCTTTCCCCATCATGTTACATGAGGCGCCTGCCCCCTCCTCCAGGCTTCTACCTGTCCAAAGAACACAGCTACGCTCAACTCTGCCCCCTGCTGTGGAGGAGACGTTACGACCAGGCTATTGATTGCTTGGAGAAGGCCTTACGACAGCTTCATGCAGCCAGGCGGAGGGAGAACCGCCTGCGGAGCACTGTGCTGAGGCTCCGTGACAAGCGGCTGAAGCAGGCTCTGCTTGTGTCACAAAACAGTTTCAAAAACAGGGGGGGCTTGACAccagggggtggggggagacAGGGCAAAGGAGGCTGTAATCAGGTGGAGAGTGAGGCTGATGCTAAACCTGAGGATCCAGAGGTGTTTGAGGACAGATGTGTGGATCAGAAGGAGTTTGAGGAGCATCTTTTTTCACACACCAGTAGTTGGTCAGAACAGAAAGGACATTGCTTTTTCTGTGGAAAAGGACAGGCACAGGTCGGCCAGGTAGCACACAGAGTTTCAAAGACTGGGAAATATATCCATCCCATAGTACATGACGACTCTCCAAAGCTTCAGAGAAATGTTGAAAGCAGTTCTTGTAGCACAGCTGAAGCTAAAGACACACAGGTAGTCGGGTTGGAAAGACCACCTGTGAAAAGCGTGGAAACCATtgacacagaaataacaaactGCCAAGTGTTGCTCCAAACTCAAGGTGTTGAACACGTGATCCCTGTTGGAGTGTCTCTGTCTGATATTCATGAGCAGAGTTTGCACTTTTTAGgctctcagcagcagctgctgctctctgacatGTGTGAGGGGGAGACTATGACTATGGGTGAGGAGCATCACCaggacctgcagcagcagcagttttggATCCAGAACGGTGCTGACGGACAGGTCATTTTGGTGCCTGCCTCTCCTGCAGACGTGTTGCAAAGTATTCACAAGTTGGAGGGAGTCACTGACGAGGCACAAACCATACTAGTGTCAGAAGTGGCTCTGAAAAGAGACTTAGGACACGTGACAGAGTATAACAAAAGT